From the Cucumis melo cultivar AY unplaced genomic scaffold, USDA_Cmelo_AY_1.0 utg000841l, whole genome shotgun sequence genome, one window contains:
- the LOC127146613 gene encoding cysteine desulfurase 1, chloroplastic-like, which translates to MPPFLDGGDFLTIPHLHNLVPDLKLGRLQLEKQLVWGAAIDYLSRIEMQKIHSYEEELANYLYENLRAVPNIRIYGPAQFRL; encoded by the exons ATGCCTCCATTCTTAG ATGGTGGAGATTTCTTGACCATTCCACATTTGCACAACCTCGTTCCAG ATTTGAAGCTGGGACGCCTACAATTGGAGAAGCAATTGGTTTGGGGAGCTGCTATTGATTATCTATCTAGGATCGAAATGCAAAAAATTCATAGTTACGAA GAAGAATTGGCGAATTATCTATATGAAAACCTTCGTGCAGTCCCTAACATTCGAATATATGGCCCAGCTCAATTTAGACTTTAg